Within Lolium rigidum isolate FL_2022 chromosome 5, APGP_CSIRO_Lrig_0.1, whole genome shotgun sequence, the genomic segment agagctcgaacccttgcattgttggcatattttttcttggttgttatttagtTTTTATTCTTAAGaggtttagagcttgtggttatttccatgacaagctctagttcatcaaaaacAAATTTCGTATGAAGACTTGTTGCGTTTTTTATGTATTCTTTATCGGTTCTTCTATGAGAGAGATTCCACACATATAACTACTTGGTATTTTTGTTGGATACTACTTATCTTTGACTCCTTGTATATCcaaaaaattggtttcatcttaCTCAGAAGAATTTtcctgtgtttttttttttgcttttggaGGTTTTGCCGGTTTGTCTTTTGTAGTGAGGTCAAACATTTCATCTTGTGGTTTTATCCTCTGtggttggactatgatgtttaTCTGCATGATGTTGTATAActcattgatgtgattccaacgagcccaagatcatcgaattcGAAGTTCGAATGAGAAAATAGTAGAGTTTTTGGCTTATATTGTCAGCCTGGCCAGAGTGGTCCGGCTCAGCCAGACCACTCCAGCCCATCAAACCGATCCGACTTCGTTTAGGCTCAATCCGACGAACAGTTATTTGCCTCCGTTATAGCCTGGAATTTGACACCGAGTGGTCTAGATTTCCCGGATATTTTAgccccttgatggcgtgtactcgGCGTATGCGAACACgctgttgggcaaccccaagaggaaggtgtgatgagcacagcagcaagttttccctcagtacgaaaccaaggtttaatcgaccagtaggagaaaggcgtgatttctgaaggtgttgatggctgactagtggcagggtgcactaccggcgtcagcaacaacgtgaaacctgcacacaacacaaccaaagtactttaccccaacttacaatgaggttgtcaatctcaccggtttgctgaacacaaaggattagacgtattgaatggaaggagatgtttgcagaaagtaaacagaacatgattgcagttgaatttatcagtaaaggaaataggaccgggatccacagttcactagaggtgtctctccataaagaaataacatgttgggtgaacaaactgcagctgggcaattgacagaatatcgaccatacataacaagatgattactatgataatttggtattgagCATTACAACGTAATACAcataccgtaatccaactgcgtctatgactaataatccaccttcaggttagcgtccacaccccttccagtataaagttgcaagcaacagactatcgcattaagcaatgtgtgtaaagtaaacaaacaatagagttaccctcagataaatcattgttgttttctccctagtagcaacaacacatctacaaccttagaagttataaactagaggcatgaacctactatcgagcataaataccacctcttggagtcacaagtgtccactttgcTAGAGTTTCTACTggcaacggaaagcatgcaagatcacaaataacatatgatatgaATCTCAACATTGTATtcaatattcaatattcatcggatcccagcaaaccaaacatataggataacatgaagatgatcttgatcatgtagggcaactcacaagatcgatacatgaagcacaaagtggagaagacaaccatatagctactgttatggacctatagtccagggatgaaaactactcacacatcacatcagaggcgggcatggcgatgtagatgcctccggcgatgattcccccctccggcagggtgccgggaagagcttcagaaccccccgagatgggttcggcgatggcgatcgtgatagaacttttcatggatggaggctcgagtatccagggttttcccgagaagatgtataaatagacgGAGGATTGAGGTCAGTGGGGCACCTagtggccccacacctaccctaggcgcgggctagcCCTAGGCCGTGCCTgggggtggtgtgggcgccctggtgcgcctcttcaACCCCCTCTAGACTTCGTCTTCGTTCCGGTAAAatcttgacttcggcttttgtttcgtccaattccgagaatatttcctgtacaacttttctgaaatacaaaaataacagaaaacaggaaactggcactgtggaatcttgttaataggttagtgccggaaatcatgtaaaagtgcaacgaagtgcaaacagaacatatatgaattggtgtaaaacaagcatggagcatcaaaaaattatagatatgtttgagacgtatcatccctcGCCGAACTAAATGCCCCGGAGTTGTCCGATCGGGCTAGACTGGGCTGACCAGTCAGTCAAACATGATTTCTATTTTACCCCTGCATAATGGTTAGATTTCATGGGGGCCTATTTAAGGGGTCTTCTTACCCAAAGGTTCCCTAAGCCTTGAGAAAGTGcccccaccattgttgaccttttgGATCTTGCTTTCTCtctattcctcccatgattcttgcatctatttgagatgaAATataaggagatctagatccacatttCTACCAAATCATATATCTTATTTATGAAGGGAAACCTTTGGATCTAAATCTTGGAGTTTTTCATCGTTCTCCTCTTTGTTTTTCCTCTCATATTTCTCCATAGCATGTGTTTCTTTGGTGAGAATTGggagagaaggatttgagcacccCACGTGTTTTTCCCATTACATTTAGTGCATCGGTttaagttctccacggtgattcatgAGAGTAGAAGTTTGTGAGCTAATTATTCCAGGGTGCTTGTACCGGAGTTTGTTCCTATTGGGTCCTTAGACCCTAGATGGCTTTGTGGCCCTTGGTGGTGATTATCTGGAAGTCTCCAACTAAGTTGTGGAGATTGACATAAGATTGTGGTCTTTTGTGGCGATTAATTGAGAGTCTCCAATTAAGTTGTTGTGATTGCCCCAAATTTGTACGAATTTGTTGATCGCCCTCAAAGGTCCCATAGTGAATCGAGAATTTCCCTTTTAGTGGGAGGGCTCGAGGATAATACGGTGAGCCATTGTGGCATTTGGAGAGGCTTGTGCCTCCACATCGCTCTAACAGAGAGTAGCATCCGCAATGATGTGCACTTCGGGAAACATCATCGTCTCTGCATACCTCGTTATCTCTCTACCCGAGCCTATTTACTATACACTTACTTTGGAATGTTTTTGTTCTTGAAAttatatatctttctatcacaTTGCTGCATATGTTGGTTAGTAAACTGTTGGTGCACATAGTTGAGTCATTTTGCTTGAGAAATTAAACGCTAGTTATTTCGCATTTGTTCAAGCCAACTATCTAGTCCTGCTCCAGGCGACATATGTATCCTTTCACATGATTAATAGCAAAAAAAGCTGATTCGACCTTGGCCGTCTCCTTCGTCCCGCTACAGTAAGGGGAAGGGCGATTTTCCTGGAAAAGCTTGGTCGCCCACTTCGCGAGCTCTGGATCCGTGGGATCCCTTCTCTTCCATCGGCTGCCTCGGCAGCGGGAGGAGGGGGGATCCCCGGATCGTAGCCTGTTCATAGTAGGGTCGTTTGGGTCTCCGCTCGATGGCGTCGAGGAGGTAGTGACGCCGGCGATgcggtttttgatggcgagcttcTTCCCTTCCAGCAGTGGTGGTCTTCGGGGTACTGCAGTGAGGAGCTCGCCTTCCCGGTGCTCCTCGTTCCGCGGATCGGGTGAGTATCTCAATCCCTCTCCGGATCAAAGGTGGTGGTCGAACTGGATCGTGAAATCAAAGAAGTTGATGATGGCAAGCGGCGCGACGTCGTTGGTGAGGCGTGGAGTAGGCTCTTCGGTGCCGGTGAGTTCTGACTACCCCGCTGCTGAGGGGTTGCTTCGAATCCAAGGCGCGTGCGAAGCTATGGTAGCGACCCGCCAGTCTCAGCTCTGGGTCGTCACCGGCGAGGTCGGGGTCCTATATGGGCTTATCTGTAATTTCTGTTTCTTTTAGGACCTATCTGTAAGATCGCTGCTATAATATCATCTCTTTCTTCTCACAAAAAAAAGAATAGCAAAAAAATGGCACGAATATTGCGTGTAGAAAATGTATGCAGACATATGCATATCAAGTTTGGAAGTAAAATAAAAAGCATCTAACTTGTGTGAGAAAGGCAAAGAGTATAAGAATAATACAGTGACCCGATTTTCACAATACAAAAAAAAGttatctttttttatttttgcagggTCACCTAGGATCATACGGAGTTATTTATGCTCCACTAAGTATCAAGGCAATATGTGTGTATcttaattatttctgaaactttgaaatacgaTATTTGAGACTACTTAAAATTCGGGTTCATGTGTACCACTCTTCTACCGGGTATCTTGGGCATCTTTGTGGCCTATGAGGAAATAATACAAAGACGCCTCTATGCTCTTTAGCCTTTGGTATTTGTCTTTCTTTTGTAGGCTACAAATGAACTCATCTTTTTAGCAAAATTTGCAAGTACATAGATACTTTTAAAATATATACTTGGAAGATTCTTTTTATAAATAGTTTGATACTTCAAAACTAATTGTTAAGAAAACAAAATTAAGAGAGCACGCTCGGGTGCACAAAATCCATATCATAAGGTCAGTGTAGGCGTGTAGCTATGTAGAATTTGATTTTAGTACTGTACTATACTATCTTACTAAATGGAGGAGATACCTAGGAATGTTCGAGCCGGAAGATTTGATACAGAGATTCGCTGAGACGACATAGATCATCACTTCACGGAATTGGCAGCTGCGAAATTCCTATCCCTGGATCTTGTTTTTTCCGCGCATTTCCTTACTCCTCCCGCGCCACAGAGTCAAGAAGGTCAATGGCCAAGGCACTCCCTACTCACCGTCCTTCCTCACCCCGGCCGCGTCGTCGTGACTACGTAGACATTACCGCGTGCGTCTCCGGCGAAATTGGCAGGAATTCTCAACTTACCAACGCGACCTGAACGCGCCAATCCATGAAGGTTCCAGACGACGGTGAGCCATCGCTCTCGAGTCTCCATAAAACACCCCCTTTCGACACTGAACCGCCTACAATCGGAGCAAAGCAGCTCTGCTCAGCGAGCATGGCGACGACCGTTGTTGGCGTTGACCGCGAGCGGGTAGCTTCGGCGCCAGGCAATCCGACATTATCGAGCGTCGACGTCCCGCTCTCTCCGACGGCGCCCGTTCCGCCAACACAGGGCGTGGCCGCCGCCCCGCTTGCTTCGGCGTCGACCATTCCGTCACCACCAAGCATCGCCGTCGCCAGTGCTGCCTCCTCGCTCGCTCCGGCGCCGGCCGCTCTGCCACCACCGAGCATCGCCGTCGCCCCGCTTGCTTCGGCGTCGACCGTTCCGCCACCACCGAGCATCGCCGTCGTCAGTGCTGCCTCCCCGCCCGCTCCGGCGCCGGCCGCTCCGTCAAGACTGAGCTTCGCTGTCGCCAGTGCCGCCGCCCCGCTCGCTCCGGCGTCGGCCGCTCAACCATCGGGCGTCGCCGTCGACAGGTCCACggcggaggcggagttcctctggGAGCTGCGCAAGTACGTGCTGCTCCTGGCCACGCTCGCCGCCTCCGTGACCTACTCCGCGGGGCTGGGCCCGCCAGGCGGGTTCTGGCCCGACAACAAGGACGGCATCGTGCTCCACGCCGGCGGCCCGGTGCTCCACGCCGGCGACCCGGTTCTCCCGTTCACCTACCCTCGCCGCTACAAGGCCTTCTTCTACTGCAACGCCACCGCCTTCGTCGCCTCCCTCGTCATCGTCAACCTCCTGCTCGTCCGCTCCCTCTGCCACCACCGCCGCTGGCTGCGCGCGCTCCAGGCCGCCATGCTGCTCGACCAGCTCGGCCTCATGGGCGCCTACGCCGCGGGGAGCTGCAGGGACGAGGCCATGTCTGCGTACGTCTTCGTCCTTGTCGCCTTGGTCGCCACCTACGTCTTCGCCCACGTCATCGTCTTCGCGCTGTTTGCCCCGAGCGCAAGCGGCGGCCCTGCCAACATTGGCACGCCGGACGACAGCGTGGACCGCGCGCGCAAGTATCTGCTCATCTTCGCCACGCTGGCGGCGACCATCGCGTACCAGGCAGGTCTGAGCACGCCGGGCGGGTTCTGGCCGGGAAGCCAGGCCGACGACCACCTCGCCGGCGACATCTTGCTCAGTCTCCACCACCCGTCGCGCTTCATGGTCTTCTTCTACTTCAACACGACCGCGTTCGTCGCGTCGTTGGTCGTCGTCATGCTGCTCATGAGCAGGACCGTGACGCGGCACGGGATCCGGTCGTACGCGCTCTGGGTGTGCACGGCCGGGGCCATGGTCGGGCTCATGGGCGCTTTCGCCGCTGGGAGCTGCCGGAGCATCAAGACCTCTGTCTACGTCGTCGCGTTGGTGGCCGCCGTTCTCTTCTACATCCTCCTCCAGGCACTCGTCTTCTTCTGCGCGCCTGTGAAGAATTTGATCCACGATGTGCAAGCAGCACTTGAAGGGTACCTCAAATTTGAGAGATTGGAGCAGCAACATCAGCAAAGCAGAGTATCCGGCGATTGGGGCGCGTACCAGATTATCAGGAAGTCACGGATGTACCTTCTCCTGCTCGGCATTCTTGCTGCGAGCGTCACATACCAAGCCGGACTGAACCCGCCGGGTGGTTTCTGGCAGGGTGATGGCGCCGACGGTCACCACCACTACCACGCCGGCGACCCGATCCTCCACATCACGTATCCCCGGCGATACCTGGCATTCTTCTACTGCAACGCCACGGCCTTCATTGCGTCGCTGGTCATCCTCATCCTACTCCTGAGCAACACACTCAGCACTCAGGGGATCAAGTACTGCGCGTTGCAGATCGCCATGATCCTGGACCTTTTGGCCTCATCGGCGCCTACGCCGCCGGGAGCTGCCGGCAGGTGTCCAAATCCGTGTACGTCTCGCTGATCGTCCTTCCGGTGTTCCTCTACGTCGGCATCCATGTCGCAGTGTTCATGTTAGAAGTGTTCCCGTCTTGGGCGGCATGGCGCCAAGAGTGGAAGGAGAAGATGGAACAATCCGCGCCCGGCTGGCTCAAGGAGGTGTTCGAGCatgccgatgaggaggaagaggagcgtaCACtggagaagaggcgcaagcttctGCTGCTCCTTGCGATTCTCGCGGCGAGCCTCACCTACCAAGCCGGCATGAGTCCGCCGGGCGGCTTCTGGCAAGAGAGCAAGCCCGGCCACCATGTCGCTGGCGACCCGGTGCTCAACGACAACTACCAGCGCCGATACCTGGTCTTCTTCTACTGCAACGCGACGGCCTTCGTCGCGTCCCTCGCCGTCATCATGCTACTGGTGAACCGGAAGATCTCGACGACAGGGCTACGGTGCCACGCGCTGCGGGTTTGCGTGATCCTCGACCTCGTCGGGCTCTTGGGCGCCTTCGCCGCCGGTAGCAGCCGGAGGGTGTCGACCTCGATGTACGTCCTCGTTCTCACATTCGCAGTTCTGCTCTGCGTCTTGCTCCAGGTCGCGCTAGTCCTATCGGACACGGCGCGCAGTCTCGCGGACAGCTTCATGTCAAAGATCGGCGCCGTTCAAGACGACGCCAGGGACAACGGGCTTCCGTCCACGGCAGCCGGAGCCCGATCGCCGCGCGATCTTTGGGACGAGAAGCTGCCCAAGTACCTATTGCTGCTCGCTGCGCTCGCGGCAGCCTTCACGTACCAGGCCGCGATGAGCCCGCCCGGCGGCCTCTGGGGCGACGGCCTGACAGAACACGTCGCCGGCGACCCGATTCTAGCAAGCACCTACTCGCGCCGGTACAAGGCCTTCTTCTACTGCAACGCAACATCCTTCATGGCCTCCCTGGTCATCATGGTCCTCCTCCTGATCGAGAGGGTGAGCAACACCCAGCCGGCGCTGTTGGCGCTGCACGCCGCCATGATCTTGGACCTGTTTGGTCTCATGGGAGCGTACGCTGCCGGGAGCTGCAGGAGGGTGAGGACGTCGGCGTACATCTTGGCGCTTGTCGTCGGGGTCTCGGCGTACATTGCCGTGCTGGTCGTGGTGTCCATCGGCGTCGCGCGGTGGCTGAGAAGCGCCATGGACAAGCTGGCGGAGCAGGTGGCGCGGTGCTTCTCGGTGCATGATCTGTAGGCTGCCTGGTACCATGGATCCAAGATTTGGTGGATGGAGTACTGTGTTAGGACTTGTGTATTCTCTGTAGCTTCTGAACTTCTGTGTTCTCTGTAATTTCTGAACTTCGGTTGGGATCCCAAATGCAGTTTCTGAACTTCTGTTGCGATGCCAAATGCAGTTTCTGAGCATCCGATGGATCCCAAATGCAGTTTATGTTGTCATCATGCAACTATTTTAGAACAAATTTAGGTAAATGGATAGTTAAATTGATCCTATGCACAAAGCATGGCTCTTAATTTGAAAGGAGAAGAAAACAAGGAATGGTTTACATAAAAAATCTGTCACTACATCCTTTTTCATACCAATTGGTATGAATACAGTTATCCTAGATCTAATAATTACAGAAGTAAAGACAAGATTTCCAAAATGTACAGAATCTATAGACACATACCAGTAGAAGAAATCGCTGCGATATTTGCATGCTGTCGTCTACAACAGAAAGAATCAATGGTGTTATCTACGAAAGAATACTGGATGGTGGGCAAAGAACAATCACCAGCCAACTGTTAAGGTCTGTTCTGTTGAGTCAATTTTGTGTTCCCCCTTTTGTTAATGGAGTAACTACTGTACATCCTCTGCGAAAGCCCTGAAAATGAAGTCCCGGAACCGCTTGCAGTACTGCTTCGGGTCGACCGCCGATATGGAGTTGGGATCATACTGCATGGATTTGTAGGCATGCTCGAGCTTCTTGCTGATATCATAGTCCTGCAGGATGTCAATGATCCCGAAGAACAAGATCACATCCTGGAATTCGCCTGTGGGCTCACCAATGAGCTGGGATTCACTTTCAGGATTTCTCACTATGTTCTCCACCCTCGAGTGCATGCAAATCCCTAGTTTATCTGGTGCTTTTCTGCACAAATCATAAGTAATGTTGCCCTCAGAGGTTAATATTTGTCAATGTCaagatgaatgcaatgcatggttGGCGGTATGATTTGAGCAGGCCTAAACTGAAGAAAGAACAACTGTATGTAAGGCATCTTGTGATACTTCATAGCTTCTTTAGCGGAATCATGTCTGATTATATTGCATTGATACTAACCCAACGGAGCGATCTGTGCTAGGTTGCTCTCCAGAGAAAATGCATTTATACTTTTAGTACAACTTCTTATCCAAATTAGTTGTCTCAGGTTCAATAAACCTAGATAAATTTAAGAAACAGGAGTAGCGAATCTCAGTAAGCACAAATACATAGTGTAAATACCTTTTCTGTTCATCATCGGTGGCAGTAGTAGGTGTCTCATTGTCAGCATTGCTGCTGTCTGTaaccagaaaaaaaaaagactcaGGCTCATCGCTTCAAATGTGTTTATGAATAGTTCCATAATTGCAAATATTTGTAAGTAGCGTTTTCTCGAAAATATTAGTAAAAGGCATTCATGGGGCAACATATCTTTGCATCGATCTTTGAAGTGAACGCCCACCAAAAGACTGTAATCCATGATCCTCTCCTGCTCCAGCAACTCGCAATCTCTGTCGACTTGTCTGGTAAGAAACATAAATCATGAGCATAATGGATGCTTGGGTCTGTTCAAATACAGTTGTGATTCTACTGACATGTGAAGACCTCCCATGGGACAGCTTTAGGTTCACACATCAAAACATGATTTTACAAATATTTATAATGCATGCAAGTACCAGCGTAAGCTAGTAAGCAGATGAGAGGAAACCATAATATGCAATTCGGCAGATGGGAGACGTACTTGCAGAAGTCCTGGAACCAGGATCCTCCTAACCGAAAAATGAAATTGAGATCAAGATCCTTGAGCGTGGTGGTCTCGTCAATTTGATCGAGGGGTTTATCTGTCATCCGACCAAGCGAAGATCCTTTCAAGTCGAAGCGTCGATGGATTGAGTAGTGAGAGCAGAAGAGATTCCCCATTATAACAAACCGGACCTGAATCACATAGCAACAAAAGCTCAGCCGTCATCTTTGATCTCAATACATTGAATTTCTAGTAGCATCCTAACCTTTTTCTGAATAGCCCCTGTGATCTTAACACAATGCAGACCAAAGAACTTAGTTATCAGAGTATTTTCATGAGCACGGACATGTTTATAATAGGGTTGAAGCATTCTGAGAAGCACCTGTCGATAATCAGAACCAGAACACATATCAGACTAAAACTTCCATGTGTAGGTTAGCTAAGGTGAAGAAAGGAACCTACCTTAACTTCTGccttcttcattgttttgatcatGTACTTGTCATCATTTGTGAGGTAAAAGAAACTCCCACTTTTACCGGGTGATGATAGTTCCAGAAGTGCATCATCACCGCATATCGAGATCATGTAATCTGCAGGGTCGACGTCGAAGAGCTTGCGCAATGTCCTGGATTGAATCACAGAAGAACAAATTAGCCCCATTCTGGAGACTCAAAGAAGCAAGTGAGAGACAAAATGCAGACCTGAAAACCAATGGGCAGTAGTCCTTCCACCGGAAATCACACGATTGGTGAGGCGGCGTATGCTTCGATCCTTCCGGCGGAAATCTTGTCCACACCTTCTCTTTAGGATCAAATGCTGATGATTTGAGATCCAGTGAGGTAGGTGCTGACTGCCTTCCCACAGCATGCCTATGCACCAAGAGAAAACCAATGGCAGACAAATTAATAATCAGCAACAAGGAAAAAATTTGATGGCAATGGAAGCAGTGCCAATGGTAGCTAAGAAGAAGAAAAGCAAGAGACCTGATGCCCAGCTGCAAGTTGAGCATGAGCTCATAGTTCCTGTGCCCCTTGGATATGGtctctccctgcttcttccccGGCTTCGCGCGGATGCAGGAGAGCGTCCGCGACCATGCCCTGTCAGCCCGAGTACTAGCATCCTCGCCGCCCTCATCCCCCACAGCGAGACTGTCCAGGTCCGACACGCTGCTCCTCCGGCGCACGCTCGGCACCCTCCCTTGGTCGGCGCTGACCTCCGGCGGCCGCCACACGGGCTTCTGAATCACTGCCTCCACCCCGGGCCACGTCAGTATCTTCTGCCACGGCAGCAGCGACACCGTTTTCCCCTCGCAGACCTCGAGATCCTCGAGCAGCTTGGTGATCGCGTCGCGTGGCTCCCGGGGCACGGGCATGGCCGGGCCGCCGGACGGCGGGTAGTAGACGCCCTTGGCGTGCGTGACGCCGGACTCCTGGCACCAGGTGCCGATGTACATGCCGCCGTCGGCCCACCGGAACGTGCCCTGGCCCTTGGGCTTGCCGTCCTCCCAGGAGCCGTCGTAGCGGTCGCTGTCCGCCCATATGACGGTCCCGCAGCCGTGCATCTCGCCGGCCTTCCAGGTGCCGATGTACTCGTGGCCCTGGCGCCAGATGTAGCGGCCGTGGCCGTCCTGCAGGCCGTCGCGCCAGTGGCCGTCGTAGACGTCGCCGTTGGCGTAGGCCTGCGTGCCGCGGCCGTGCCGGAGGTTGTTGGCCCAGAGCCCCGCGAAGGTGTCCCCGAACTCGCCAATGTAGGTGCCCTGGCCGTGCATGTAGCCGCCGGCGAGGTCGCCCTCGTAGGTGGCGCCGGAGGGCCAGGAGAACTTGCCGCGGCCGGCCGCGCGGCCGCGGCCCCAGGCGCCCTCGTACATGCTGCCGTCCGTCCAGAGGAACTTGCCCTGGCCGTGCGGGAGGTCCCCGCGCAGGTCGCCCTGGTAGAACTCCCCGCTGGGCAGCAGCTGCTCCGAGTGGCTGGGCTCCCCGAGCTCGGCGTCCTCCTCGGCGTCATTGGCCTCCTCCGCGTCGGCGGCTGCTGGGCCGTCCGTGTCGTCGGCGCAGTAGATGGCGCTGGAGGAGGCGACGGAGATGGTGCCGGTGGCGGGGTCGACGAGGCCGTcgacgccggcgacggcggccgggAATGCGGCGGCGCCGCGGCGGATGGTGGTGAGCTTGCGGATGCTCGCCTCCCAGAGCCGTCCGGCCGGGGCCGGGATCTGGTTCATCTTCTTCCCCGTCGACGCCATGGCGCGCGTTTGCTTGCTTGCTAGCTTAGGTGAGGTGAGGTGTCAACGCGCGGCGCGACCGAGGTCGGTCGATCAGGAGGAGGGAGGTGGAGCGAGGCCGTGCATGGCGATGATGGCCTCGGATTTTTGCATGGCGTTGCGAGTTTTGGGTTGGGAGGGAGGTGGGGCGGAGGCTGGGAGGAGTTGTCGGGGGGCATGGTGCCGAGGTGAGCTCGGGGGCGCGACATTTGGAGGGACGCAGTCTGCTCTGCTCTGCTCAAACAATAGGGGAGCAGCGCGACACGAGCGGGTAGAAAAATGGTTCGCGCGCTTCTTGGGAACCTCGTCCTGTCGTGCCTACTGCCGCAGTTTTCCTTAGGGGGTACATACCATTTTCTAATGAGATTTGCTAGTTCTTATTTAGCTGAGCTCAGAGCCCGAGAGCATTTCCACCGGTGCTTCCTAAATAGACCCCCGGTAGTGTGCTGATACTTCATCCTCTATTTGGAAGTGTTGTTCCCACATCGACACCCCTAAAGGGGCTATCCGATAGGATTTTTTTTTAGGACAAACTAAATATTTTCTTATAGTTTTATTTTTATATCATTTATaatcgaggaatgaataatattttagGGTAAATCCGAgtaaacattattcactcctcgattccggatgacatgtgaaacctgttttatctctagcctactacctactggccacCCGGCTCTATGGGGTGGACGATAGCCCGTTGCTGGGCCGCCTGCTCTCTGCTGCTCCTCTGTCGTCGATCCCCTgctgctctctccgccacgaacgtcaagtaggcggctctattcgtggccgccgcctcccgccgccgacggtgcTCCACCTCCTGCCTCTGTAGTCGCAACTGCATATCGCAGCGCAAGCTGCTCCCACCCCTGCTGCCGGCACACCTTCCACCGgtgctgccgctccgcctcccggtGACGCCGCCCCGCCTCCAGCACCTGTCGCTCGTCCGCGGCAAATGCATCTACGGTCGccactagcgccgcctcctcccacgcctcggtactctgcgagctgcgggtcctcctccacgacttctacggccgcctctagTGCCGTCTCCTCCCACACATCGAACATTGTGGGTTTAGATTTTTGCACTACTAAAATGAGAGGCCGGgaaggagggataatatagaccggcGACGAGGCGGAAAACCTCCCACGCGACGtcgtggcgggagagtttcccGCCGGCGTCGTGGCCGGAAATCTCCCGCGTGGCGCCTTAGCGTCACTGACAGGCGGCTCTCACACCCAAATTTTTCATGCCGCGAGGCGCCGGTGCTTCCGATTCACGTCcttcgcgaaggggccggcacggggttgtcggcgcttctattgggctcggaaAAGTGCTGGCACTTTTTGGGGCGCgctggtgcgagcccattttcgatgccgGCACCCAAAATGCTATCAAGACCGCTA encodes:
- the LOC124654202 gene encoding phosphatidylinositol 4-phosphate 5-kinase 6-like, with the translated sequence MASTGKKMNQIPAPAGRLWEASIRKLTTIRRGAAAFPAAVAGVDGLVDPATGTISVASSSAIYCADDTDGPAAADAEEANDAEEDAELGEPSHSEQLLPSGEFYQGDLRGDLPHGQGKFLWTDGSMYEGAWGRGRAAGRGKFSWPSGATYEGDLAGGYMHGQGTYIGEFGDTFAGLWANNLRHGRGTQAYANGDVYDGHWRDGLQDGHGRYIWRQGHEYIGTWKAGEMHGCGTVIWADSDRYDGSWEDGKPKGQGTFRWADGGMYIGTWCQESGVTHAKGVYYPPSGGPAMPVPREPRDAITKLLEDLEVCEGKTVSLLPWQKILTWPGVEAVIQKPVWRPPEVSADQGRVPSVRRRSSVSDLDSLAVGDEGGEDASTRADRAWSRTLSCIRAKPGKKQGETISKGHRNYELMLNLQLGIRHAVGRQSAPTSLDLKSSAFDPKEKVWTRFPPEGSKHTPPHQSCDFRWKDYCPLVFRTLRKLFDVDPADYMISICGDDALLELSSPGKSGSFFYLTNDDKYMIKTMKKAEVKVLLRMLQPYYKHVRAHENTLITKFFGLHCVKITGAIQKKVRFVIMGNLFCSHYSIHRRFDLKGSSLGRMTDKPLDQIDETTTLKDLDLNFIFRLGGSWFQDFCKQVDRDCELLEQERIMDYSLLVGVHFKDRCKDISNADNETPTTATDDEQKRKAPDKLGICMHSRVENIVRNPESESQLIGEPTGEFQDVILFFGIIDILQDYDISKKLEHAYKSMQYDPNSISAVDPKQYCKRFRDFIFRAFAEDVQ